The genomic window ACTAATTTTAACCTCGTAAAATCTCCAAAACATTCAATATACCCAAATGCGCTTTCTGTGTTCTAAAATAGTTCTACAAATATAGCTCACAATATATATGAATAGCATGGAGTGCCTCATTTCGTAGAAGACTCTTTAATGAAATGCCAAAGTAGAAGACGTCAATCGTCCAATTTTCCGACGACCGTCTAGCTGACCGTCCTGCTGCGTGACTTTTCCTTGGAGCTGCGCCTGGAACCGGACGATCTCCTGGACGAAGATTTGTCCCTGCTGCTGGAGATCCTCATGGGCTTCCTGCGGACCCAGAACTTCAGGGCAAAGGTGAGCTCCGCCTTGAAAGCCTGCCACGGCGTCACTCGCTCCTCCACAGCCACCTTCTGCACGTTCCACAGAAACTCATAGATGCCCAGGATCACGCCGGTGAGGACGCCACCGGCCAGAACAAGGAACACGCCACCCAACTCAACTATGGACAACTCGTCACCGTCCACCTCGTGGTAGGAGTCACAAGTGACATTGTGGTTCTTCCACCACTTGTTCTTCATCTTTTGCAGATCGCCCTTTTCGCTCAGCTGAAGAATGGACACGCTGAGATTGGTCCGGTAATCAGAGCCTAATTGAGATGGAAGAAGCACTGGTATCGATATCCGTATTCACTGCATGCTGGGGGAATAGCTACTCACCCAGGGGCACGGCCAGGCCGTAGTGCTTCTCCCCGATCTGCTCGCCAATCTGGGTGAGGTCGCAGTTCCGTTCGATGTTGTAGGTCATACTGGTGGTCTCCATGAGGAAGGCGTATTCGCCCTTCTCCTTGCGCACACGTGCCACTCCCTCtttgttggtggtggtgaaGGCCGACGGCTTGAAGTCCTTCATCTGGTTCCAGGCACGCTGGTAATCCGTGTCATTCGACTCCGAGAAGAACAGCGAGGTGCTGCCGCCTCGCATGCTGCCGAAGTGCACCTTGTCCTGTTCGATGAGGTCCTGCAGGCTCTTTATGCTGCTTTGCCACTTGTCGCTGGTCAAGAAGGCGGCCAAGTTGGCCGTGTAGGTACTGAGCATCATCAGGGCAAAGAACCACCACATCCCAGTGAGTATACGCATGTGTGGACCTCTGAGGGTGCGAAGAGTTTACATTTTGATAcccattaaaatattatttaataatgtaAGAGACCTTGGTAGAATGTCGCAGCCCTGTTGCATAATGGAGCCCACCATCAGCCAAGTCGAGTTGTTCACATTCCAGATATTCTCCAACTCATCTGGATCCTGAATGGCGGGATTCGGAGGCAACCATTCGCGATACGAAAGCCTGTAGGAGAAGTCAAGTCAAAGTAAGCTTCGAGACAGAGAGGTGAACGGTGAACTAATCCCACCTGGCGATGAAAACAAACGCCAAAGTCATGATCAACTGGGCAAAGACCATGTAGATCCAGACCTCGACGGCGAACGGTTTCAGGAAGGCAAACTGGTTCTTCGGTGCCGGAGGACTCTTGTAGTGCAGAATGCTAATGCCCAACTGCATGAAGGGCACCGTGAAGTCCACCACAGAACGCCTCATTTGGGTGATGGTCAAATCGCAGATGCCTATTTGTGCATGCTGCATATGTGAGATACAAATATCAAGTGGAGTTACCATTACATCTGGTGGAACCTACGTGGTCTATCAGTTTCCGGATAATACCATCCCACTGCTTCGTCTCCGGGTTGTATTTGCCATTGCCGTCAACGATCATGAACTCGTAATCGAAGTTCAGCAGCTCGGAAAGCTTGTTAATAAGATCCACGGCATAGCCCTCGTACTTCTCCTTGCCTCTAAAGTTCTCGTGGTCCTCCCTAAAGGAATTGAGAAAGGCTGTAGTCTGCGGAAAACTGAATGACCGCTGTAAAAACCAACTTCATCATGAAGTAGGGCTCCTCATAGTGCGTTACCACTGTATACACCTTGCGCTGCACCGAGAAATCCTGAGTGTTGCCGCCACTTTCCAGTTCCAACGTGAGGCGACGCTTCTTTATGCCGTTGTCCGGTGTCCAGACCAACAATGGTTCGTTCACGGTTGGCTTGTAGATCTCCAGGTTGAAGTGGGTCCGCTGCCCATTCTCGTTCAGCCTCAAGTTCTCGGTCTTGAAGTGCGGCTCCACATCGTCCTCGGAAATGGTCTTCATCTCGTTGACGATAAATGCTCCCATCATCCATGGAGACGCACTGCCGCAGTGGCGATTGGGTGGATGGAAGGACTGCATGGCAGCAATCACATTTCGAGCAGAGCTGGCAAACAGGACCACAGCGTCGTAGATGAGAATGGGCAACATGGTTTGGTCGGCCAATATTTGCTGGGGAGTACACTAAATAAGATCCAAGGCAGCAGACAGACAGGGCCTCCACTTACATCCACTTGGGTAAGCCGCGTCTTCTTTCTCTCGAATGGATTCGCGTCGACCACTTTTATGCGCACCGAGGTAATGTTGGCCTTAAAGTCTTCGTTATAAATATCCCTCAGACCCGAGCTGTGCGTGTCCAGATGGGTGAGAAACCAGTTCTGAAGATAAGTGACTTGTTATCCGTTTGCTCGCTTTCGTAAATGCGGAATTACCCTAAATGGTCCCTGCAGCTTAAAGTCTATGGACACTTGAAGCAGCTTCTTCAGTGTCTTCGGCTCACAGTCCAAAATGATGCGCTGTTCGTGGAAGGTCTCGTCGGTTTCCTTCCACAATATCCTGTAGTCATCCGCGTAGTCCGCCAAGTTTCGCAGCTTGACATAGTCATCGTTCAGCTCTTGGATGTTCATCAGATCCTGCAGCCGCGCCAGACCTACGCACTTGTAATGCTGTTCATATCTGTAATGGTGTCCAATGGGTTCCACTACTTACCCTCCGGAGTCTCATAGACCAGGGTGAAGGTGCGCCACTCGTAGTTGGTTTTGATGATCTCGAAGTAGGCGCG from Drosophila yakuba strain Tai18E2 chromosome 2L, Prin_Dyak_Tai18E2_2.1, whole genome shotgun sequence includes these protein-coding regions:
- the LOC6528135 gene encoding glutamate receptor ionotropic, kainate 2, with the translated sequence MRLSPVVICAFLVISGFLELSFALGGDERNEITVGAIFYENEKEIELSFDQAFREVNNMKFSELRFVTIKRFMPTNDSFLLQQITCELISNGVAAIFGPSSKAASDIVAQIANATGIPHIEYDLKLEATRQEQLNHQMSVNVAPSLSVLSRAYFEIIKTNYEWRTFTLVYETPEGLARLQDLMNIQELNDDYVKLRNLADYADDYRILWKETDETFHEQRIILDCEPKTLKKLLQVSIDFKLQGPFRNWFLTHLDTHSSGLRDIYNEDFKANITSVRIKVVDANPFERKKTRLTQVDQILADQTMLPILIYDAVVLFASSARNVIAAMQSFHPPNRHCGSASPWMMGAFIVNEMKTISEDDVEPHFKTENLRLNENGQRTHFNLEIYKPTVNEPLLVWTPDNGIKKRRLTLELESGGNTQDFSVQRKVYTVVTHYEEPYFMMKEDHENFRGKEKYEGYAVDLINKLSELLNFDYEFMIVDGNGKYNPETKQWDGIIRKLIDHHAQIGICDLTITQMRRSVVDFTVPFMQLGISILHYKSPPAPKNQFAFLKPFAVEVWIYMVFAQLIMTLAFVFIARLSYREWLPPNPAIQDPDELENIWNVNNSTWLMVGSIMQQGCDILPRGPHMRILTGMWWFFALMMLSTYTANLAAFLTSDKWQSSIKSLQDLIEQDKVHFGSMRGGSTSLFFSESNDTDYQRAWNQMKDFKPSAFTTTNKEGVARVRKEKGEYAFLMETTSMTYNIERNCDLTQIGEQIGEKHYGLAVPLGSDYRTNLSVSILQLSEKGDLQKMKNKWWKNHNVTCDSYHEVDGDELSIVELGGVFLVLAGGVLTGVILGIYEFLWNVQKVAVEERVTPWQAFKAELTFALKFWVRRKPMRISSSRDKSSSRRSSGSRRSSKEKSRSRTVS